In Alteromonas sp. V450, the following proteins share a genomic window:
- the murG gene encoding undecaprenyldiphospho-muramoylpentapeptide beta-N-acetylglucosaminyltransferase, with amino-acid sequence MAKRCLIMAGGTGGHVFPGLAVANALRNEGWDIHWLGTAERMEAQVVPKHDIPIHFIPVKGLRGKGIAARFEGAIALVKSLFSARRIIKRLQPDIVVGFGGYASGPGGVAAKSLGIPVIVHEQNAAAGMTNKLLSKIASRVLLGFEDAKEQFSGGAIKVHTVGNPVRDEIWQVKPKSVDIDADVRANTLESRFENTSEHKQGLNMLVVGGSLGAQILNETVPETCGVLEGLSIKHQCGKGNSEGVIKAYTSVGADMSKIDVSDFIDDMAAAYEWADFIVCRAGALTVSEVAAAGRAAIFVPLPFAVDDHQTKNAQSLVRQNAALMIAQSVLKENLGQVVRQWLQHPEGCLKMGAVAKTCASTHATENVVSHVKSVVGVGD; translated from the coding sequence ATGGCTAAGCGTTGCTTGATTATGGCTGGTGGTACAGGCGGGCATGTTTTCCCTGGTCTTGCAGTGGCAAACGCGCTTCGAAATGAAGGTTGGGACATTCATTGGCTAGGCACCGCCGAGCGGATGGAAGCGCAAGTTGTGCCAAAGCACGATATTCCCATTCATTTTATTCCGGTAAAAGGGCTTCGTGGTAAAGGTATAGCGGCACGCTTTGAAGGCGCCATTGCTTTAGTTAAAAGCTTATTTTCAGCAAGACGAATTATAAAGCGTCTTCAACCTGATATCGTGGTCGGATTTGGCGGTTACGCAAGCGGCCCGGGCGGGGTAGCCGCAAAAAGTTTAGGCATTCCCGTTATTGTGCATGAGCAAAATGCCGCGGCAGGCATGACCAATAAGCTTCTCAGTAAAATCGCAAGTCGGGTGCTTCTGGGCTTTGAGGATGCGAAAGAACAATTTTCAGGTGGCGCTATTAAGGTGCATACTGTGGGCAATCCTGTTCGAGACGAAATTTGGCAGGTGAAGCCCAAGTCTGTAGACATTGACGCAGACGTTCGTGCAAACACTCTTGAAAGCCGTTTTGAAAACACTAGTGAGCACAAGCAAGGTTTAAATATGCTTGTAGTTGGCGGCAGTTTAGGTGCACAAATTCTCAATGAAACCGTGCCGGAGACTTGCGGGGTGCTAGAAGGTTTATCAATCAAACACCAATGTGGAAAGGGCAACAGTGAAGGTGTCATTAAAGCCTACACGTCGGTGGGCGCAGATATGTCGAAAATCGATGTCAGTGATTTTATTGATGACATGGCCGCAGCTTATGAATGGGCAGACTTTATTGTCTGTAGAGCCGGTGCGCTTACGGTAAGTGAAGTCGCAGCAGCCGGACGCGCGGCGATTTTCGTACCGCTACCTTTTGCGGTTGACGATCACCAAACAAAAAATGCGCAGTCGCTAGTGAGGCAAAATGCGGCACTAATGATTGCTCAATCTGTATTGAAAGAAAATTTAGGGCAGGTGGTACGTCAGTGGTTACAACACCCTGAAGGCTGCTTAAAGATGGGTGCTGTTGCGAAAACATGTGCAAGCACTCATGCCACGGAAAATGTAGTAAGCCACGTTAAAAGCGTGGTAGGAGTAGGGGACTAA
- the ftsW gene encoding cell division protein FtsW, with protein sequence MMAASTKLSALFAAKHDGQPSATQPYDVTLILIALALMSIGVVIVTSASMPVADRLHDNPFYFAIRHGIYIVGAIVAAMVVLNLPMQFWRMTNPYLLLAAIALLLAVLVVGRTVNGSTRWLAIGPITIQAAEPAKLFFFAYLAGYLVRRYEEVTENLKGFIKPLVVFFALAMLLLLQPDLGTVVVMFATTIGLLFLAGARLWQFFALVFAGILAVVALIVFEEYRMKRVTSFLDPWADPFGAGYQLTQSLMAYGRGNWFGQGLGNSLQKLEFLPEAHTDFVMAILAEELGFVGVLAVLGLILWMVLRALSIGNKALEKGRAFDGYMAYSIGIWFSFQTAVNIGASAGILPTKGLTLPLVSYGGSSLIIMSVAVAILLRIDFELRVDGVQAIGRGDSKSGKSKARRKKPIPTSASKSKASHIEGDASVESKVYEADFSTATVEAKPSAKTSSAEDEGKAGIKAILARVAQEADNG encoded by the coding sequence ATGATGGCTGCCTCTACCAAACTTAGCGCACTATTTGCTGCGAAACACGATGGGCAGCCCTCGGCAACGCAACCCTATGACGTGACGCTGATATTAATTGCGCTCGCGCTAATGAGCATTGGGGTTGTAATTGTAACTTCCGCGTCGATGCCGGTGGCCGATAGGCTGCACGACAATCCGTTCTATTTTGCTATTCGCCACGGTATTTATATTGTTGGGGCGATCGTCGCCGCTATGGTGGTACTGAATTTACCCATGCAGTTTTGGCGCATGACAAATCCCTACCTTCTGCTTGCGGCTATAGCGTTATTGCTAGCAGTACTGGTAGTGGGAAGAACCGTAAACGGGAGCACCCGTTGGTTGGCGATTGGCCCTATAACCATTCAAGCCGCTGAGCCGGCAAAGCTCTTTTTCTTTGCGTATTTAGCGGGGTATCTGGTTCGCCGCTACGAAGAGGTTACCGAGAACCTAAAAGGCTTCATAAAACCCCTTGTGGTGTTCTTTGCACTTGCAATGTTGCTTTTGCTTCAGCCCGACTTAGGTACAGTAGTCGTGATGTTTGCAACCACAATTGGCCTGTTGTTTTTAGCGGGTGCACGACTGTGGCAGTTCTTCGCACTGGTGTTTGCAGGCATATTAGCCGTTGTAGCGCTTATCGTGTTTGAAGAATACCGAATGAAACGGGTTACCTCCTTTTTAGACCCTTGGGCCGATCCGTTTGGCGCTGGTTATCAGCTAACCCAGTCTTTGATGGCCTATGGTCGCGGTAACTGGTTTGGGCAAGGCCTAGGCAATAGTTTGCAAAAACTGGAATTCTTACCCGAAGCACACACTGACTTTGTTATGGCCATCTTAGCGGAAGAGCTAGGCTTTGTTGGTGTGCTTGCAGTACTTGGTCTTATTTTATGGATGGTGTTGCGTGCGCTGAGCATTGGAAATAAGGCACTAGAAAAAGGGCGAGCGTTTGATGGGTACATGGCTTACAGCATAGGCATCTGGTTCAGCTTTCAAACGGCGGTAAATATTGGTGCAAGCGCCGGTATTCTGCCAACAAAAGGGTTAACGCTGCCGTTAGTTAGCTACGGCGGCTCGTCACTTATCATCATGTCAGTAGCAGTAGCCATATTACTTCGTATCGATTTTGAATTACGGGTTGATGGCGTACAGGCGATCGGCCGAGGCGATAGCAAATCAGGTAAGAGTAAGGCCCGCCGTAAAAAGCCGATACCAACAAGCGCGTCCAAATCTAAAGCATCGCATATTGAAGGTGATGCGAGCGTAGAGAGCAAGGTTTATGAAGCTGATTTTTCTACTGCGACGGTTGAAGCTAAACCTAGCGCCAAAACATCAAGCGCAGAAGATGAAGGAAAAGCTGGCATTAAAGCTATACTCGCGCGCGTGGCGCAGGAGGCTGATAATGGCTAA
- the murD gene encoding UDP-N-acetylmuramoyl-L-alanine--D-glutamate ligase has product MSYNVREHSYVVGGLGVTGQACVRFLLQQKATVKAFDTRANFTLVTDPDSDLDTDMQAFMAEKVTCTALSEDYFDGVDTLVLSPGLALNIEQVTLAQKCGVEVIGDVELFARLNALTSSATPAKRVVGITGSNGKTTVTLLVNHLLKSCGVKSIEAGNVGRPVLEALQSDADVVVMELSSFQLETTSSLELEAATVLNISDDHLDRHGTLEAYIDAKHRIFDNAKSAVVWRDGEFVAPYEQLITDAKGIGASNSVSDGVSNAASNEESLASKNIVEYGLGESTTGFAIASFDGDDSARDDEQSLYITFNGEKLIALSDIHLAGMHNVLNIMAALGICLQLGVSPELAVKHLHSFKAAPHRCVEIARVNDIRYIDDSKATNIGATVAALEGLAPTIQGKLILIAGGDAKGADIASLSPYLTKYVSHVFALGKDAHLFEKNFAHTSCVSTMKEAVKAATRLAAPGDVVLLSPACASLDMFKNYMHRGDVFKQDVHDLHNLHSENNGAVGAAS; this is encoded by the coding sequence ATGTCGTATAACGTACGTGAGCATAGTTATGTGGTCGGTGGCCTGGGTGTTACAGGTCAGGCTTGCGTGCGCTTTTTGTTGCAACAGAAGGCAACGGTTAAAGCGTTTGATACCCGTGCTAATTTTACTCTAGTTACCGACCCTGATTCTGATCTTGATACTGACATGCAAGCGTTTATGGCAGAGAAGGTCACTTGCACCGCTCTAAGCGAAGATTACTTTGATGGTGTAGACACTTTGGTGTTAAGTCCGGGTCTTGCTTTGAATATTGAACAAGTGACTTTAGCGCAAAAGTGTGGTGTTGAGGTGATCGGCGACGTGGAATTGTTCGCCCGTTTAAATGCCTTAACGAGTAGTGCTACGCCAGCTAAGCGCGTAGTAGGTATAACCGGCTCTAACGGTAAAACCACGGTTACTTTATTAGTGAACCATCTGCTCAAAAGCTGCGGCGTAAAAAGCATTGAAGCGGGTAACGTAGGTCGCCCTGTGCTTGAAGCGCTTCAAAGTGATGCAGATGTAGTGGTGATGGAGCTATCAAGTTTTCAACTTGAAACTACGTCTAGCCTGGAGCTTGAAGCTGCTACTGTGCTTAATATTTCCGATGACCACCTAGACCGTCACGGTACCCTTGAAGCCTATATCGATGCCAAGCATCGCATTTTTGATAATGCGAAATCTGCGGTTGTGTGGCGAGACGGTGAGTTTGTAGCACCTTACGAGCAGCTTATTACCGATGCTAAGGGGATTGGTGCATCAAATTCAGTATCTGATGGCGTATCTAATGCCGCGTCTAATGAAGAGTCGCTAGCGTCAAAAAATATCGTTGAATATGGACTGGGAGAGTCGACCACAGGGTTTGCGATTGCGTCTTTTGACGGTGACGATAGTGCTCGTGACGATGAACAAAGTCTATATATAACGTTTAATGGCGAAAAGCTCATTGCCCTTAGCGATATTCATTTGGCGGGCATGCATAACGTACTAAACATCATGGCTGCATTGGGTATCTGCCTTCAGCTAGGTGTTTCGCCAGAGCTCGCGGTTAAACATCTACACAGTTTCAAAGCTGCACCACATCGCTGTGTGGAAATAGCCCGCGTAAACGACATCCGCTATATCGACGATTCCAAAGCAACCAACATTGGCGCCACGGTAGCTGCCCTTGAAGGGTTAGCTCCGACTATACAAGGGAAGCTCATTCTTATTGCAGGTGGTGACGCTAAAGGCGCTGATATAGCCAGCCTCTCGCCTTATCTAACTAAATACGTATCGCACGTGTTTGCCTTGGGCAAAGACGCGCATTTGTTTGAAAAGAATTTTGCCCACACTTCTTGTGTATCAACCATGAAAGAGGCCGTAAAAGCAGCAACAAGACTAGCTGCACCTGGTGATGTAGTGCTGCTTTCGCCTGCGTGTGCAAGTTTAGATATGTTTAAGAATTACATGCATCGCGGTGACGTGTTTAAACAAGACGTGCACGATCTCCACAATTTACACAGTGAGAACAACGGCGCTGTGGGGGCCGCATCATGA
- the mraY gene encoding phospho-N-acetylmuramoyl-pentapeptide-transferase: protein MLIWLADWLTQFDAGFNVFSYLTLRAILSTLTALLIAILIGPKMIRYLQRMQIGQTVRDDGPQSHLSKSGTPTMGGLLILAAIVVSGLLWADLTNRYVLVTLTVVVAYGIIGFVDDYRKVIRKDSKGLIARWKYFWQSVVALGVAFYLYSSATISAETSLLVPFFKEVFPQLGAFFIIITYFAIVGTSNAVNLTDGLDGLAIVPTILVAGAFAIFAYVTGNANFAEYLNIPHIPLTSELVIVCTAMVGAGLGFLWFNTYPAQVFMGDVGSLALGGTLGVLAVLVRQELVLIIMGGVFVIETLSVILQVGSYKLRGQRIFRMAPIHHHYELKGWPEPRVIVRFWIISIILVLVGLATLKLR from the coding sequence ATGTTAATTTGGCTAGCCGACTGGCTGACACAATTCGATGCAGGGTTTAACGTATTTTCATACCTTACCCTTCGCGCAATTTTAAGCACGCTGACCGCGTTACTTATTGCCATTCTTATTGGCCCTAAGATGATTCGTTATTTGCAGCGTATGCAAATTGGTCAAACGGTACGAGACGATGGCCCGCAAAGCCATTTGTCAAAATCAGGTACACCCACTATGGGCGGGTTACTTATACTCGCAGCAATTGTAGTAAGCGGCCTGCTTTGGGCTGACCTTACTAATCGTTATGTATTGGTAACACTAACCGTGGTTGTGGCCTACGGTATTATCGGGTTTGTTGACGACTACAGAAAAGTGATCCGCAAAGACTCGAAAGGGCTCATCGCCCGTTGGAAATATTTCTGGCAATCGGTGGTTGCGTTAGGCGTCGCATTCTATCTATACAGCAGTGCAACAATAAGCGCTGAAACCTCACTACTGGTGCCTTTTTTCAAAGAAGTGTTTCCGCAGTTAGGGGCGTTCTTCATCATCATTACTTACTTTGCCATTGTAGGCACCAGTAATGCGGTAAACCTTACCGATGGCTTGGATGGACTTGCCATTGTGCCCACTATATTGGTTGCGGGCGCATTTGCCATATTTGCTTATGTAACAGGTAATGCGAACTTTGCCGAATACCTGAATATTCCTCATATTCCGCTCACCAGTGAACTGGTGATTGTGTGCACCGCCATGGTTGGTGCAGGCTTAGGATTTTTATGGTTTAACACGTATCCGGCACAAGTATTTATGGGCGACGTTGGTTCATTAGCGTTAGGCGGCACATTAGGCGTGCTGGCTGTATTAGTGCGCCAAGAACTCGTGTTAATCATCATGGGTGGTGTTTTTGTTATAGAAACCCTGTCGGTCATCCTTCAGGTAGGTTCTTACAAACTGCGTGGCCAGCGTATTTTCCGTATGGCGCCCATTCACCATCACTATGAATTGAAGGGCTGGCCAGAGCCGCGCGTAATAGTGCGTTTTTGGATCATTTCAATCATTTTGGTTTTAGTGGGTTTAGCTACCCTTAAACTTAGATAA
- the murF gene encoding UDP-N-acetylmuramoyl-tripeptide--D-alanyl-D-alanine ligase yields MITTTLSWIAEKVNGKLKGAADIEVSAVSTDTRTLEDGAVYLALKGPNFNGHDFISTAEKAGASAVIASEDVATSLPVITVENTKDALGLLGAAVKSYVAPKTIAITGSSGKTTVKEMCAAILARRGNVLATNGNFNNDIGVPLTLLRLEPQHEYAVMELGANHMGEIAYTTNLVKPDVATIVNAAASHLEGFGSLLGVARAKSEIFKGLGSDGVAVVNVDSQFAEFWQGKLKQTKTLTFSQQKNNADFRAEDITIGLDGCAAFHLVCPQGDMSIQLTIPGIHNVGNALVAAALTLQVGATLENVRDGLLAMKQVSGRLNVKQLTEQVRLLDDTYNANVASVNAAIDTLSSFSGIRVLVLGDMKELGEKARYYHEQVGEYAKQKGINYLYTMGVLSQSASAVFNENGGHFSDVESLLAAMESDLLVQQRDISILVKGSRSSKMERVVEAVEASALGKHDSRRERIAC; encoded by the coding sequence ATGATAACAACAACGCTGTCATGGATAGCCGAAAAGGTTAATGGAAAATTAAAAGGCGCTGCTGACATCGAAGTATCAGCAGTAAGTACCGATACCCGCACCCTTGAAGATGGCGCAGTTTATCTGGCCTTGAAAGGTCCAAATTTTAACGGCCACGATTTTATCTCTACGGCCGAAAAAGCGGGAGCGAGCGCGGTTATCGCCAGTGAAGACGTAGCTACCTCGCTACCTGTCATCACGGTTGAAAATACCAAAGACGCGCTTGGTCTATTAGGTGCCGCGGTAAAATCATACGTGGCCCCCAAAACGATTGCGATTACCGGAAGCAGTGGCAAAACCACCGTAAAGGAAATGTGTGCCGCTATTTTGGCGCGAAGAGGCAATGTGTTAGCCACAAACGGTAACTTCAACAATGATATTGGTGTGCCGCTAACCCTTCTACGCCTTGAACCTCAGCATGAATATGCAGTGATGGAGTTAGGCGCAAATCACATGGGTGAAATCGCCTATACCACGAATCTTGTTAAGCCGGACGTAGCCACTATCGTAAATGCCGCCGCTTCTCATCTTGAAGGTTTTGGAAGCTTACTAGGTGTAGCGCGCGCCAAAAGTGAAATTTTTAAAGGCTTAGGCAGTGATGGTGTGGCGGTAGTTAATGTGGATAGTCAGTTTGCCGAATTCTGGCAAGGCAAACTTAAACAGACTAAAACGCTTACGTTTTCGCAGCAGAAAAATAATGCCGACTTTAGAGCGGAAGATATCACCATTGGGCTAGATGGCTGCGCCGCATTCCACTTGGTTTGCCCGCAAGGTGATATGTCTATTCAACTTACCATTCCAGGCATTCACAACGTGGGGAATGCCCTTGTTGCTGCGGCCTTAACGCTGCAAGTAGGCGCCACGCTAGAGAACGTGCGCGACGGTTTACTTGCCATGAAGCAAGTTAGCGGCCGTTTGAATGTAAAACAACTTACCGAACAGGTTCGCCTGTTAGACGATACCTACAACGCCAACGTAGCGTCTGTAAATGCGGCAATTGATACGCTAAGTAGCTTTTCAGGCATTCGCGTTCTTGTTCTAGGCGACATGAAAGAGTTGGGCGAAAAAGCGCGTTATTACCACGAGCAGGTGGGGGAATACGCTAAACAAAAAGGAATTAATTACCTGTATACCATGGGTGTTTTGAGTCAATCAGCCAGTGCTGTGTTTAATGAAAACGGTGGCCATTTCAGCGATGTTGAAAGTTTGTTGGCCGCAATGGAGAGTGATTTGTTAGTGCAGCAGCGCGATATTTCAATTTTAGTTAAAGGTTCACGCAGTTCCAAAATGGAACGTGTGGTAGAGGCGGTCGAGGCCTCTGCGCTGGGAAAGCACGATAGCCGTCGGGAGCGAATAGCATGTTAA
- a CDS encoding UDP-N-acetylmuramoyl-L-alanyl-D-glutamate--2,6-diaminopimelate ligase, whose product MVVSAFIQSIKALLEKFGVDAPDIRIEGLTLDSREVNTRLAFLAIKGHERDGRDFIPQAISLGARVILAQTEDSSAHGQMEMRDHSVIISLYELPQMLSALAAAFYDYPAQKMTTVAVTGTNGKTSTVQLLTQLKDALGTRSASIGTLGSSVFEGDETQWSNTPAANTTPDAIRMQYLLADFVQSEVRHTAFEASSHALVQGRLGTVKTDIAVFTNLTRDHLDYHGTMEEYGKAKRLLLQQPGLKAVVLNANDDESKKWDDAADKSITRVWTGIDETGLDGSGESEYLRAHNNPQSSHCFATNASYHAGGCSFELVSSWGNAAISLPLFGKFNISNVLSAIGTLLAEGERFDDVVNAVNAITPVPGRMEVFPVTGAANLVVDYAHTPDALEKVLLSAKFHTTGKVWCVFGCGGDRDKGKRPLMGQAAESGADAIVITTDNSRSESPESIAKDIIAGLKNRELAVSIPDREQAIRHCLEHAHESDIIIVAGKGHEDYQIIGDKKTNYNERAVVARLQQEYSK is encoded by the coding sequence GTGGTAGTTAGTGCCTTTATTCAAAGTATCAAAGCCTTGTTGGAGAAATTTGGTGTAGACGCCCCAGATATCCGTATTGAAGGTTTAACGCTAGACAGCCGAGAAGTGAATACACGCTTGGCTTTTTTGGCGATTAAGGGTCACGAACGCGATGGTCGAGATTTTATACCCCAGGCAATAAGTTTAGGGGCCCGTGTAATTCTGGCGCAAACTGAAGACAGTAGTGCCCATGGTCAGATGGAAATGCGTGACCACAGCGTCATTATCTCCTTGTATGAATTGCCACAAATGCTCTCTGCATTAGCTGCTGCATTTTACGACTACCCTGCTCAGAAAATGACGACAGTAGCAGTAACAGGGACAAACGGAAAAACCTCTACAGTTCAACTGCTTACCCAGCTCAAGGACGCACTAGGTACGCGTAGCGCAAGTATCGGAACTTTAGGTAGCAGCGTGTTTGAAGGCGATGAAACCCAATGGTCGAACACGCCGGCAGCAAACACTACGCCGGATGCCATACGTATGCAATATTTGTTGGCAGACTTTGTGCAAAGCGAAGTGCGCCATACGGCTTTTGAAGCAAGCTCGCACGCATTGGTTCAAGGGCGGCTTGGTACAGTAAAAACCGATATCGCTGTTTTCACCAACCTTACTCGAGATCATCTCGATTATCACGGCACCATGGAAGAGTACGGCAAAGCCAAGCGCTTGCTGCTTCAGCAGCCAGGTTTAAAGGCTGTGGTATTAAACGCTAATGATGATGAAAGTAAGAAGTGGGATGACGCAGCAGATAAGTCGATTACACGCGTCTGGACAGGTATAGACGAAACTGGTCTGGATGGAAGCGGTGAAAGTGAGTACTTACGAGCGCATAACAATCCTCAAAGTAGCCATTGTTTCGCCACAAATGCTTCTTATCATGCAGGTGGATGTAGCTTTGAACTGGTGAGTTCGTGGGGAAACGCTGCTATTTCGCTGCCACTATTCGGAAAATTCAATATCAGCAATGTACTTAGCGCTATAGGTACATTACTCGCTGAAGGTGAGCGTTTTGATGACGTGGTTAACGCGGTAAATGCAATCACGCCTGTACCCGGGCGAATGGAGGTCTTCCCGGTAACGGGGGCGGCTAACTTAGTGGTGGACTACGCGCATACGCCAGACGCGCTGGAGAAAGTGCTGTTAAGCGCCAAATTCCATACAACGGGCAAAGTGTGGTGTGTGTTTGGCTGTGGCGGGGACAGAGACAAAGGTAAGCGACCGCTAATGGGCCAAGCTGCTGAGTCAGGCGCTGACGCTATTGTGATCACTACCGACAACAGCAGAAGCGAAAGCCCTGAGTCTATTGCCAAGGACATCATTGCGGGTTTGAAGAACCGTGAGCTGGCAGTGTCTATACCTGATCGCGAGCAAGCTATTCGTCATTGCCTTGAGCATGCGCATGAAAGCGACATCATCATTGTGGCCGGAAAAGGCCATGAAGATTACCAAATTATCGGTGACAAAAAGACTAACTATAACGAACGTGCAGTTGTGGCGCGACTGCAACAGGAGTACAGCAAATGA
- a CDS encoding penicillin-binding protein 2: MNGTSLHRASSKTTRTRKSLGAKQNVTPSLVHWRFIVVLVVIMAVFGVLAARAAYIQVIEPDELIQQGDNRTLRTRDMPTYRGLITDRNGVELAVSVPVRAIYADPKIIHENNGFEEERRWEALADVLRQDVKELKEKVANPKRRFVYLQRQVSPAMAEYVDKLDIPGIYLRRESRRYYPTGEVSAQLIGVTDVDDTGVEGLERMYNEWLTGTPGSRKIRRDAKGRQVEILETKSGEKAGDLQLTIDQRIQALAYKEIKEAMIYYQSSSASAIVIDVKSGDVLAMVNAPSFNPNDRSNISPHRMRNRVITDAFEPGSSLKPLAVLTALEFGEVGPDDSVDTYPGWMRLGGSLVKDSRNYGELTLEEIIQHSSNMGTSKLALSVPKQFLLDTYYNMGLMSDTGLNMAGESSGIFHERSRWSEFELATLSFGYGISVTTAQLGRLYATLANGGIKTPLNIIKSPEQPSWQAQSERVISEENARAIVQMMESVTQRGGTATKAAIPGYRVAGKTGTSRKAVAGGYGEEYVNIFAGIAPVSDPRLVTIVLINEPGGDLYHAGDTAAPVFSSIMGGALHMLNVTPDDKQVTSSRLLKGGQSGS; the protein is encoded by the coding sequence ATGAACGGGACTTCATTACATCGCGCTTCATCTAAAACCACGCGCACACGCAAAAGTCTTGGGGCAAAACAGAATGTCACGCCAAGTCTGGTTCATTGGCGATTTATCGTTGTTTTAGTTGTCATTATGGCTGTGTTTGGGGTACTCGCGGCGCGCGCCGCCTATATTCAGGTAATCGAGCCAGATGAACTTATTCAGCAGGGGGACAACCGCACACTTAGAACCCGAGATATGCCAACCTATCGTGGGCTTATTACCGACAGAAATGGTGTAGAACTGGCAGTAAGTGTTCCTGTCCGCGCCATCTATGCCGACCCGAAAATCATTCATGAAAACAATGGTTTTGAAGAAGAACGCCGTTGGGAAGCGCTTGCAGATGTATTGCGCCAAGATGTTAAAGAGCTAAAAGAGAAAGTGGCTAACCCAAAACGTCGTTTTGTGTACTTGCAGCGTCAGGTGTCGCCTGCAATGGCTGAGTACGTAGACAAGCTGGACATTCCAGGTATTTACCTTCGTCGTGAAAGCCGTCGTTACTACCCTACGGGCGAGGTATCAGCACAGTTAATTGGCGTTACCGATGTTGATGATACGGGCGTTGAAGGCTTAGAACGCATGTATAACGAGTGGCTAACGGGCACACCAGGCTCTCGTAAAATACGCCGCGATGCGAAAGGGCGCCAGGTTGAAATATTAGAAACAAAATCTGGTGAAAAAGCCGGCGACCTGCAGCTAACTATTGATCAGCGCATTCAGGCACTTGCTTACAAAGAAATCAAAGAAGCCATGATTTACTATCAATCAAGTTCGGCTTCCGCCATTGTTATAGACGTGAAAAGCGGCGATGTTTTGGCCATGGTGAACGCACCATCATTTAACCCAAATGATAGAAGCAATATATCTCCGCATAGAATGCGTAATCGCGTAATTACTGATGCGTTTGAACCCGGCTCTTCATTAAAACCACTTGCAGTACTTACTGCGCTTGAATTTGGTGAGGTAGGTCCAGATGACTCGGTCGATACCTATCCTGGTTGGATGCGTTTGGGTGGCAGTCTAGTAAAAGACTCACGCAACTATGGCGAGTTAACGCTAGAAGAAATTATTCAGCATTCCTCGAACATGGGCACCTCTAAACTTGCGCTGTCAGTGCCTAAACAGTTCCTGCTTGATACCTACTACAACATGGGCTTAATGAGCGATACTGGGCTTAATATGGCAGGTGAAAGTAGCGGTATTTTCCACGAGCGCAGTCGTTGGTCTGAATTTGAGCTAGCTACGCTGTCGTTTGGGTACGGCATCTCTGTAACTACTGCACAGCTAGGGCGTCTCTACGCAACGTTGGCAAACGGCGGTATAAAAACACCACTTAATATCATCAAGTCACCGGAACAACCATCGTGGCAAGCTCAATCAGAACGGGTGATCAGCGAAGAAAACGCAAGAGCGATTGTTCAAATGATGGAAAGCGTAACCCAGCGGGGCGGCACGGCAACCAAAGCGGCCATTCCGGGCTATCGAGTCGCTGGGAAAACAGGAACCAGCCGAAAAGCAGTAGCCGGCGGCTACGGTGAAGAGTATGTCAATATTTTTGCCGGTATAGCACCTGTGTCTGACCCAAGGCTAGTAACCATTGTGTTGATCAACGAACCTGGCGGTGATTTGTATCACGCGGGTGATACCGCTGCACCTGTCTTTTCATCAATTATGGGTGGCGCGCTGCACATGCTAAACGTTACGCCCGATGACAAGCAGGTTACATCTAGCCGCTTATTGAAAGGAGGTCAAAGTGGTAGTTAG
- the ftsL gene encoding cell division protein FtsL: MTKAAPDKASTNFKLLLIIVSDLTRNKLRVLLYLMVITSAMAVTLSSHHNRQQVIALEDLMQEKDELDVEWRNLVLEQRALTEHNRIETLVEKQLDMYRPTADDEVVVRLK; this comes from the coding sequence ATGACCAAAGCCGCGCCAGACAAGGCCAGCACTAATTTTAAATTACTGCTAATCATTGTATCTGATTTGACCCGCAACAAGTTGCGGGTTTTGTTGTATTTAATGGTTATCACAAGTGCCATGGCGGTAACCCTTAGCAGTCATCACAATAGACAGCAGGTCATTGCCCTTGAAGACCTTATGCAAGAGAAAGATGAGCTTGATGTAGAGTGGCGCAATTTAGTGCTAGAGCAGCGGGCGCTAACGGAACACAATCGCATTGAAACCTTGGTTGAGAAACAGCTTGATATGTACCGCCCAACCGCCGATGACGAAGTAGTAGTGAGGCTGAAATGA